The Ferviditalea candida sequence GACAATTTGACTACCACACTATTGCCGAAGTGATTATTCACTTAAAATATACATCCTGCGAAGGCGGCGAGCGGCTGAAATCCGCCGCAGCCAAATCCGTATCGAAACAGCTTGAAAGCATGGAACAGGAGCTGAATGAAACAGGCTTGCATGCGGCATTGAATCTTAAACATGATCTGCCCAATGAGTGGCTTTTGCTCAAAAAGAACGGATCGGTTGATTTGAAAATTGACAAGTCAAGGCTGCCCTATATGGCTCAAACCCTTGATGCCGCCATTGAGGATGTAATGTTTGTGGCAAAGGTCAAGGACAACCCGGCTGCTTTTTCAGTGAACGTTGACGGCAACGCGATTAGTCTTGACAGAATCGATGAATGGAAGCTTTGCCGAGGGAGCAGCTCGGATATCGATTTGGGCAAATCCTTCGCATTATCGGTCGATCCCGCACTATTGAATAATCTTGAGGAATTGATCATGGTTGTGAAGTATAGTTTTTAAATAGTTTCAGGCATTAAGGCAGTCCATTCCTACTAAGCCAGATGTCGGTGGCTCTGACCTTCAGGCCAGCGCTCTCTGTCTTTACATAGAACTGAAGGAACGAAGGAATGCTTAATGTTTTTCCTCAACTTAAAGATGTGTGTGAAATAACTAAGTAAAAAAAGAGGGATTAGCGAGCATCGCTAGTCCTTCTTCATAAAGTTTCTTATAAAAATGACTCCTACCGGACAAGTGCATCCGGTAGGAGTCATCAGCCTTTCGGCGGTTGCGGCGAACTCCATCGCCATTCCTTTTTTGCTATACTTGAGCATACTCCGGGGTTGAGAAAAGATATTATTTTTTGAGTTTGAACCAAAATTTCATTTTTCTGGGTGAAGTGAGTATTGACTATGTTTGAATTCTCCATGTCAAAAGCGTTGTGCTGATGGCAACGGACAATATCGTAATAACTGAAAGCAAAAATGTTTCTTGAGAGATCAATACCCCTCCAAGGAACACGATAATGGCATCGATAAAAAAGATCACAATTCCAACATTGAGCGCAAAAAGATCTGACAAAAACAAGGCCAGCAAATCTGTGCCTCCTGTACTCGTTTCATATCGAAGCATGATTCCGATACCGGTTCCCACCAAAATTCCGCCGATAATGGAACTGAACAAAGGGGGCAGATGGCAGGAAACACACGAATCCTTTTCATAATGCTTGATAAC is a genomic window containing:
- a CDS encoding YitT family protein, which codes for MQKALAILSGCIILAIGINFFLVPHELLDGGVIGIALILHYLWGMKIGWVMLLCSIPIFLYAWYRYRPYFYNSIVGMILSSLMIDVIKHYEKDSCVSCHLPPLFSSIIGGILVGTGIGIMLRYETSTGGTDLLALFLSDLFALNVGIVIFFIDAIIVFLGGVLISQETFLLSVITILSVAISTTLLTWRIQT